In the Dyella humicola genome, CGCCGGCACTGCGCGCGCAAATGCAGCTGGTCAGCAAGTGCGGCATACGCCTGCGTTCCGCCGAGCATCCTTATCGCATCAACTACTACGACAGCTCGACAGCGTATGTGCGCAGCCAAGTGGAGCAGTCGTTGCGCAAGCTGCAGACGGAGCAGTTGGATCTGGTCCTGATCCATCGCCCCGACTACCTGATGGATGCCACCGCGCTGGCTGATACGTTCGCCGCACTGACCCGCGAGGGCAAAGTGGCGCACTGGGGCGTTTCCAACTTCACGGCAAGTCAGTTTGCACTGTTGCATCAACAACACCCGCTGCTGACCAACCAGGTCGAACTGTCCCCCTTGAAGATGGACGCGCTGGACGACGGCGCGCTCGACCAGGCACAACAACTTGGCCTGCGCCCGATGATCTGGTCGCCGCTGGGTGGTGGTCACCTGTTCACTGGCGAGGACGAACAGGCCGTGCGCCTGCGCGCCGAGATGACCGCGATAGCGAACCGCTATGGCGTCAGCCTGGGCACGCTCGCCTTCGCCTGGGTACTGCGCCATCCATCACGCCCGCACCCCATCACCGGCACCGGTCGCATCGAAGGCCTGCGCGACGCCGTCGCCGCACTGGACGTGCAGCTCGATGCGCAAGACTGGTATGCGATCTGGACGGCGAGCAAGGGGCATTCGGTGCCCTGAGCCACGATGCTCCGTGTAGGAGCCCGGTTTAGCGATTGCTCACGCCGTGCGGCACATGGCCCGTGGCCACATGTTTGCGTGCCGATTCCACGTTGGCCGGCGAATCGTCGAAGAAAATGTCGGCGCCAAAGGCGTCGAGGAACGGCCCCTTGTCGCGTCCACCGAGGAACAGCGCCTCGTCGATACGCACGCCCCAGCGGCGCAGGGTGAGAATCACGCGTTTGTGGGCAGGCGCGGAACGCGCCGTGACCAGCGCGGTGCGGATGGGCGAGTCCTCCGCGGGAAACGCAGCCTGCAGGCGATGCACGGCGGTGAGGAAACCGCGGAACGGCCCTACCGACAGCGGCTGGTCGGCCAACTCGTGCTCGCTGCGATGGAACGCTTCCAGCCCTTCCTCGCGCGACACCCGCTCGCCTTCATCACCAAAGATCACGGCGTCACCGTCGAAGGCGATGCGCAGCTGCTCGGTGGCTCGCGGCGGCGCGGTGGACGGCAGGATGGTGGCGGCGGCCACGCCAGCGGCAAGTGCACGACCCACGTCCTCCGCATTGGCGGAAAGGAACAGGTCGGTCTTGAACGGGGCGATATAGTCCGACGTCGGCGCCCCACTGGTGAACGCAGCGCGACTGATCTCCAGCCCGTAATGCTGGATCGCATTGAAGATGCGCAGGCCCGTGTCGCCGGAGTTGCGCGACAGCAGGATCACCTCGACCGGCGGCACATCCCCCGCCAGCTTGTTGAGGTCGAGCAGTTTCTGCACCAGCGGAAACGCCACGCCAGGCTTCAAGATCTCGTTCTCATGCTCGATCTGGAATGAGCGATAGGCGTCCAGCCCGTCACGCTCGAACAGCGCGTGACTATCACCCAGGTCGAACAGGGCGCGCGAGGAAATCGCCACCACCAACCGGTTATCGCCGGCTGAGGAAGGGTCGTGGGCGTCTTGAGTGGCGCGGGTCATGATCACCAATCTAGCGCAAACAGGTGGCGATGAGTGCTTCGAATGACCGTCAATCCGGCGCGAACTGCTCATCCAGAATACGCTGCTCCAGATTGTGCTCGGGGTCGAACAGCAGTCGTACACCGTGGCCCGCTGACTGACGGATCTCGACCTCGCGAACGTCGCGCACTTCGTGGAAATCGGCGGTGGCGCTCACCGGTCGCTTGCCCGGATCGAGAATGCGCAAGGTAACGAGCGTGCGATGCGGCAGGATGGCGCCGCGCCAGCGACGCGGCCGGAACGGGCTGATCGGCGTCAGCGCCAGCACATTGGCATCCAGTGGCAGGATCGGACCATGTGCCGAGAGGTTGTAGGCAGTGGAGCCGGCCGGCGTGGAAACCAGGATGCCATCGCACACCAGGGTGGTGAGTTTCACCGTGTCGTTGAGCTTCACTTCCAGATGCGCTGCCTGGTTGCTCTGGCGCAACAGCGACACCTCGTTGAACGCCAACGCGTGATGCACCTGCCCTTCGGCATCGGTGGTGCGCATTTCCAGGGGATACAGAACGGCGGCGTGTGCGCGCTCGATGCGCGCATCCAGGTCGTCGATCCGATGCTTGTTCATGAGGAAGCCGACACGACCGAGCTTCATGCCATAGACGGGCGCCGGAAGGGCACGATAGGTATGCAACGTGCGCAGCATGAAACCATCGCCACCCAGCGCGACGATCACATCGGCCTGCTCCGGAGCCAGGTCGCCGTAGCGCTCGGTGAGCTTGCGCCGGGCTTGCTGGGCAACATTGGTACCGCTGGCGACAAAGGCAAAGCGCATAGGGCCGGACATCAGTCAGGTAGCGAGGGCTTCAGTTGAGCGTAGATGGACGAAGGGCGCAAGACCGTTGCCGATCTGCGCCCTTCGTTTCCTGACGTCAAAGGCCCCGGCGCCCGCTAGCCGCCGGGATCCGGGACTTACTGGTTGACCGGCACCTGGGCCAGCTGGGCCAGACGACGGACCGCGACCGAAGCGATCGGGTAGTCCGCGTTCTGGGTGAGGATCTCCGCCAGCATGTTGCGCGTGTACTTCAGCGTGGCATCGTCACGCTGCAGCCATGCCTGCACCGGCGAAACATCCTTGGCACCGCCGGTCATCGACAACACCTGCAGGACCAGCGCGCGATGCTGGTGGTTAAGCTCATCCAGCAGCGAGCCGCGTGCCTGGGCATGCCAGTGACCTTCCACCGGCAGCGCCTCGATCTGGCTGCGCAGCCATTCCAGGTCGAGCGACTCACCCAGTTCGTAGAACACGCCGGCCACCTTGTCGATCGGCTGAGCGCTCTGCTGCGCGACTTCCACGATGTCCAGCATCGCGCGCAGCTCGGGGATGCGCGCCAGGCGCAGGGCCAATTCCGCCGGCAGGCCGAGGCCTTCCCACTTTTCCTGGCTGGTGGCGAAGTCCGCCTTGCCGGTTTCAGTGAGCACCGCCGGCAACGCGGCGTGCAACGCCGACACGCCATTCTGGTAGCGCTCGACGTTGGCGTTGATGTCCAGCGTGCCGCCCGGGCGGTTCAGCAACCAACGCGTCATATGGCGCAGCAGCGACCAGATCTGCAGGATGGCATCGATCTGGGTGTTCTCGGCCACCTTGCCGTCCAGTGCCTCGATCTCCGACCACAACGGGCGTGCGCCGAGAATCTCGCGCGCCGCCGTGTAGGCCTTGGAAATCGCGGCCGGACCCTGACCGGTGTCCTCCTGCATGCGCATCATGAAGGTGGCGCCCATGCGGTTGATCGTCGAGTTGGTCACCGCGGTGGCGATGATCTCGCGCTTCAGCCGATGGCGCTGCATATGCTCGGCATACTTGGTGTGCAACGGCTCGGGGAAGTAGCGCACGAGCTCCTTGGACAAGTACGGATCTTCCGGCACGTCCGAGTCCAGCAACTGCTGGAACAACTTGAGCTTGTCGTACGACAGCAGCACCGACAGTTCCGGACGCGTCATGCCGATACCGCGCGTCTTGCGCTCGACCAGTTCCGCTTCGCCGGGCAGATTCTCCACCTGGCGATCGAGCAGGCCCTCGCTCTCCAGCATGCGGATGAAGTGCGCCATCGAGCCGATACGCTGCACCGACTGGTGCTCCATCAGCGTGATGGCCTGGTTCTGGCGATAGTTGTCCCACAGCACCAGCTCGCCGACTTCGTCGGTCATCGCGGCCAGCTGCTTGTTGCGCGCGTCCTCGGTCAACTCGCCACGCTGCACGGCATCGTTCAGCAGGATCTTGATGTTCACCTCATGATCGGAGGTGTCTACACCGGCGGAGTTGTCGATGAAGTCGGTATTGAGCAGTACGCCATGCTGGGCAGCCTCGATGCGGCCCTTCTGGGTGAAGCCCAGGTTGCCGCCCTCGCCCACCACCTTGCAGCGCAGCTCGCCGCCATTGACGCGCAAGGCGTTGTTGGCGCGATCGCCCACGTCCGCATGGGTCTCGGCGCCGGCCTTCACATAGGTGCCGATGCCGCCGTTCCACAGCAGGTCAACCGGTGCCTTGAGAATGGCGCTGAGCAGCTCGTTCGGAGCCATCTGCGTCACTTCGGCCTTGAGGCCAAGCACCGCACGCACTTCCGGCGATACCGGAACCGACTTCAGGCTGCGCGCGTAGACGCCGCCACCGGCCGAGATCAGCGACTTGTCGTAATCCTCCCAGCTCGAACGCGGCAACTTGAACATGCGCTCGCGCTCGACGAACGAACGTTCCGTATCCGGATTCGGGTCAAAGAAGATATGGCGATGGTCGAACGCCACCAGCAGGCGGATATGGCGCGACAGCAGCATGCCGTTGCCGAACACGTCGCCCGACATGTCACCGATACCGACGCAGGTGAAGTCCTGGGTCTGGGTGTTACGGCCCAGCGCACGGAAGTGGCGCTTCACCGACTCCCAGGCACCCTTGGCCGTGATACCCATGCCCTTGTGGTCGTAGCCGTTCGAACCGCCCGAGGCGAACGCGTCGCCCAGCCAGAAGCCGTGCTCGATCGAGATCGCATTGGCGATATCGGAGAACGTAGCCGTACCCTTGTCGGCAGCCACTACCAGGTACGGGTCGTCGGCGTCGTGGCGAACCACGTCGTGCGGCGGCTTGACCTTGCCCTCGACCAGGTTATCGGTGATATCGAGCAGACCGTTGATGAACATGCGGTAGCAGGCAATGCCTTCCGCCAGCTGCGCATCGCGGTCGCCGTTCACCGGCGCACGCTTCACGTAGAAGCCGCCCTTGGAGCCCACCGGCACGATGACGGTGTTCTTCACCATCTGCGCCTTCACCAGGCCAAGTACCTCGGTGCGGAAGTCCTCGCGGCGGTCCGACCAGCGCAGGCCACCACGCGCCACCGCACCGAAGCGCAGGTGGATGCCTTCCACGCGCGGCGCGCAGACAAAGATTTCGCGGTACGGCACCGGCTTGGGCAGTTCCGGCACGCTGTGCGAATCGAACTTGTAGCTGATGTAGCTGCGATACGCGCCCTCCCACTGCTGGAAGAAGCTGGTGCGCAAGGTCGAGCGGATCAGCGACTTGAAGCTGCGCAGGATACGATCGTCGTCCAGGCTGGACACGGTTTCCAGCAACGTGCCGATCGCCTCTTCCACCACGGCGACCTGCTCGGCACGCGGCTTGGAAAGAGCGCCGACCAGGCCATCGATGAGCGCAGGATGCGCTGTCCGCACGGACTCCGGAATCAGCACGCGCATTTCGCCGGCAAGCGCCGCGCCCGCCTGAGTCAGTTCATTGGCCGACAGCGTTTCGCGGCGTGGATCGAACTTGGCGAGGAACAGCTCCACCAGCAAGCCGGCGATCGCCGGATAGCGATTGAACGCGTCTTCCATGTAGCTCTGCGAGAAGGCCACGCCGGTCTGCAACAGGTACTTGCAGTAGCCGCGCAGCATGGCGACCTGGCGCCAGCTCAGCTTGCCGCCCAGCACCAGTCGGTTGAAGCCGTCGTTCTCCGCATTGCCACGCCAGATCTGCTCGAACGCATCCTCGAACAGCGTACCTACCTGTTCCACGCTGAAAGCCAGGCTGCCGGCCGTCTGCACCTCGAAATCCTGGATATACAGCATCGAGCCGTCGACGTTCACGTCGTACAAGTGCTCGGTGAGCACGCGCAGGCCCAGGTTTTCCAGCTGCGGCAGCACTTCGGACAGCGCAATGTCGCCGCCGCTGCGGTAGATCTTGAAGCGAAGCTCTTCCGGACGTTCGGCCGGGTGATAGAACGACATGCGTACCGCATCGTCGCCCTTGAGCAGGGAAAGCTGATGTACGTCTTCCGCAGCCGCCGTCGGCGTGACGTCTTCGACGTAGCCGGCAGGCAATGCCTTGGCGTAGCGATTGGCCAACACCACACCGTCGTGCTCACCCAGCGTGCGCACCAATTCGTCGCGCAAGTCGTCGTGCCAGTTGCGCACGATCGTGGTGACGCCGTTTTCGAGCTCGGCAACGTCGTAATGCGCCTGGTCGCCAATCTTGGGACGCACCACTACATGCAGGCGTACAAGAGCAGCCTCGCCCATCAATACGGACGAGTCCAGATGTTCGCCACGCAGGGCGTCGCTCAGCAGCGCCTCGATGCGCTCGCGCACCGTCGTATTGAAACGATCGCGCGGCACATAGACCAGGCAGGTGATGAAACGGCCATAGCGGTCGCGACGCACGAACAGGCGCGTGCGTGCACGCTGGCGCAGCTCGAGGGTCCCCATCGCGGTGTTGTAGAGCTCGTCTTCACTGCTCTGGAACAACTCATCGCGCGGCAGCGTCTCCAGGATATGGCGCAAGGCCTTGCCCGAATGCGAATCGCGCTTGAGCCCGGAGTGCTCCATGGCGAACTCGAACTTCTGGCGCACCAGCGGGACGTCCTGCGGGCGTGCCATATAGGCGTTGGAGGAAAACAGGCCCAGGAAGCGCTGCTCGGCCACCGGCTTGCCGTCGGCATCGAACTTGAGCACGCCGACGTAATCCATGTAGCCCGGGCGATGCGCATGCGAGCGCGCATTGGTCTTGGTCAGGATGATGGCGTCGGTGGAGCCAGACTGCGGCAGCTCATGCGCCACCAGCGTGCGCAGCGAGCGCGGCGCCAGCGAGCGCTCGCTCTTGTGCAGGATGCCCATGCCGGACGGCTCGACGGCGCGCAGCACTTCCTCGCCATCGGCTTCGGTCACTTCGTATTCGCGATAACCGAGGAAGGTGAAGTTGTCGTCGGCCAGCCAACGCAGGAATTCCGACGCCTCCTGCACCGAAGCGGCATCGAGCGGCAACTGGCGCTGCGGCAACTCGGCGGCGATGGACAGCGCCTGGTCACGCATCTTGCCCCAGTCGCTGACGGCCGTGCGCACGTCTTCCAGTGACGTTTCGATCTGCGCCTTGAGCTGGGCCTGCTCGGCCTCGCCGGCAACGCGATCCACTTCGAAATGCATCACCGATTCGGACTGACCGTTATCGGCAACCAGCTTGAGCAGCTTGCCCGCGCCATCGCGCATCACCTCGACGACCGGATGGATCACCGCGTGAATCTGCAGATGCTCAGCCGCGATCATGCTGACCGTGTCGACCAGGAACGGCATGTCATCCGTCACCACCTGGATATAGCTGCGGCCTTCATGGCCAGCGCCAGGATTGATCACACGTACTGCGGCGCGACTTGGCTGACGCTGCTGCATGAAGTCGAGCAGGTCCGCGATCAACGCGGCCCATTCGGTCGTCGTATGGGTTTGCAGGTCACTATCTGCAATACGCGCAAAGAAAGCGTTGATAAAAAATTGCGCCTCATCAAGGCGCTGGGTCGTTAGTCCGCTTTTCTTCAGTTCTTCGAAAACAACAGTGGGGAAGGAGCTGCTGCTAGCCGCACGAATCGCGTTCATGGCATCTACTGTTCAGTGGAGACGGAATGAGGCAAAAAAAGCTCTAGAAGAATACGCCTCGCGTCAGACCTTAGCTACCTTTGCAGTAACACGACTTCAGCTTGTGGCAGGTCATGACGCCCTTGCAGCAACACCCATGATGCGCACGAAGCGCGTGCGCGAAAACGCTTATGACAGCTTCCACCTCATCAGCGCTTGCTGCAAAAAATCCCGTGACAACCGCGTGTTGCCGACACTGCCGGCACCTATGCGCCGAGCCGCCGCAACAGCAATACCTGCGCGTATGTCGCATTGATCGATCGCATCGAGTGCACCTCAGGCCTACCCAGGGCGCTGCAACGCAACAGACAAAACGGATACCGCGATGCTCATTGTCAGGCTGACGAATGGATCGGCCAGACATCCCTACAGCCCGCACGGTCGACAGGGCGAGGGAGCATGGCAGCCGCGCCGTGGGCACAGGGCCTGCGCCGACACTGTTCCTTCACGGATGTAGGTCAAAATTGGCTGCCGGGATCCGGCGCGGCGAGAACGACCCTCACAGCAGGCGTGGCCGGTCCCTTTTCTCCCCACGCAGCGGGCTCTGGGCGTCAATCGAGAGGCAAAGTCAACGGCTCTACAAATTTTAAACTGTACGGTATAGTCCACGCCCGCTCACTAACCGTGAGCCGCTGCTTGCGCCCCGATCACGCCCATGGCCTCTCCCCAGGACCCAAGGCACTCGGGGCGGTCGTGCGCTCAACGTAAGCCCAGCCCTTTTTGTCGTCGCCCGGAATGGCGTCGATGTGCTGCATACCGACCACATTAAGAAGAATGGAGCCCACATGAAGTCCTCGTCATTGCGCACACCCCTACTGTGCCTTGGCCTGCTCTCACTGGCCGCCTGTGGCAAAGGCAAGGAGCAAGCCCCGCAGATGCCGCCGCCGGAGGTTGGCGTGGTCAAGGTGCAGCCGCAGACAGAACCGCTGCGCAAGAGCCTCGTGGGCCGTCTTTCCCCCTATCGCAGCGGCGACGTTCGCGCTCGTGTGTCCGGCCTGCTGCTCAAGCGCGTCTATGTCGAGGGCAGCGACGTCAAGCAAGGGCAGTTGATGTTCGAGATCGACCCGGCGCCCTACCAGGCTGCGCTGAACGCCGACCTGGCCAACCTCGCCGCCGCCAAGGCGACCTACGCCAATGCTCATGTCCAGGCCGAGCGTGATCGTGCGCTGGTGCCAAAGGGCTTCGTTTCCAAGGCCCAGCTGGATGCGGACGAAGCCACCGAGCGCAGCTCCGCGGCCGCGGTGCTGCAGGCCGAAGCCGTGGTGCAGACCGCCCGGGTCAACCTCAGCTATACCAAGATCACGGCCCCGATCAACGGCCGCTCCGGCCAGCAGCAGGTCACCGAAGGCGCGATCGTCGGCAGCAGCACGGCCGATACCGGTGCCAACGCCACCCTGCTCACCACCGTCGACCAGCTCGATCCGCTCTATGTGAACTTCACCGTGAGCGTGGCTGACCTCGATCGACTGCGTCGCGCGCAGAATGCCGGCAAGGTCACGCTGGCGGAACAGAACAAGGCCACCGTGGCGGTGACCCTGCCCGACGGCAGCGTCTATGACCAGCAAGGCACGCTCGATTTCTCCGACACCACGGTCAACCCGTCCACCGGTGCGGTGAACCTGCGCGCCCAGCTGCCGAACCCCAACCGCACCTTGCTCCCTGGCCAGTACGTGACGATCGACGCCAACCTGGGCGAGCAGCACAACGTGTTCCTGGTGCCGCAGGCGGCCCTGCTGCGCGATACGGCCGGTGCCTACACCATGGTCGTGGGTGCCGACGGCAAGGTCGTGCGCAAAGACGTGACCGCCAGCGACACCAGCGGCACCAGCTGGGTCGTCACCAATGGTCTGCAGGCAGGCGATCAGGTGGTCGTGTCGGGCCTGCAGCGGGTCAAGGAAGGCGCTCCGGCCAAGGCAGCGCCGTGGCAGCCCGACCAGGGCGCCCCGGGTGTCGCCAAGCCGGGCCAAGCCCCGGCTAGCGGCAAGCCGGCCGGTGGGCAATAAGGGAGTCGACCATGCCGAGTTTCTTTATTGACCGCCCCATTTTCGCGTGGGTGGTGGCGATCCTGATCTCCTTGTGCGGCACCATCGCGGTGCTGAACATGGGTATCGAGTCGTATCCGAACATCGCCCCGCCCCAGGTGACGGTCAATGCGACCTATCCCGGCGCCAGCGCGGATACCACCGAAAAAACCGTCACCCAGGTGATCGAGCAGCAGCTGACCGGCATCGATCACCTGCTGTACTTCAGTTCGTCGTCCAGCTCCAGTGGTTCGGCGACGATCACGCTGACCTTCGAAACCGGCACCGATCCGGACATCGCCCAGGTGCAGGTGCAGAACAAGGTGGCCCTGGCCACCCCGCGCTTGCCCGCCGAAGTGAACCTGCAGGGCGTCGTGGTGGCCAAGAGCAACCCCGACTTCCTGATGTTTATCGCGCTGACCTCGGACAACCCGAGTATCGACGGCGACAAGCTCACCGACATCGTGTCCTCGCAGGTGCTGGACCAGATCGGCCGTATTCCCGGCGTAGGCAGTACCCGCCAGCTCGGTGCGGAATACGCCATGCGCGTATGGCTCAATCCAGACAAGTTGCAGGGCTATAAGCTATCGGCAACGCAGGTTCTCACTGCTCTGCAAACGCAGAACGTCCAGTTCGCCGCCGGCTCGCTTGGTTCCGACCCGGCCACGAACGGTCAGGGCTTCAGCGTGACCGTGTCCGCGGAAGGTCGCTTCGTCACGCCCGACGAGTTCAAGAACATCATCCTGCGCGCCGACACCGACGGCACCGTGGTCAAGCTCGGCGACGTGGCCCGTATCGATTTCGGCCCCCAGAGCTACGGCTTCGCCGCCACCTATAACGGCACCGCCACGGGATCGTTCGGCGTGCAGCTGCTGCCCGGCGCCAACGCGCTGGACGTGGCAACGGCCGTACGCTCCAGGATGGCGGACCTGGCGAAGAGCTTCCCCGAAGGCGTGACCTGGTTCGCTCCGTACGACACCACCACCTTCGTGAAGATCTCGATCAAGGAAGTGGTCCACACCCTGATCGAGGCGATCATCCTGGTGTTCCTGGTGATGCTGTTGTTCCTGCAGAACTTCCGGGCCACCATCATCCCGACGCTGGTGATTCCGGTCGCGCTGCTGGGCACTTTCCTGGGCCTGTTGCCGCTGGGCTTCACCATCAACCAGCTGACCTTGTTCGGCATGGTGCTGGCCATCGGTATCGTGGTGGACGACGCGATCGTCGTGATCGAGAACGTCGAACGCATCATGACCGAGGAGCAGCTTTCGCCGAAGGAGGCCACGCGCAAGGCGATGGGCCAGATCACCGGCGCGGTAGTGGCGATTACGGTCGTGCTCGCGGCGGTGTTCGTGCCGTCGGCGTTGCAACCGGGCGCTTCAGGCGTGATCTACAAGCAGTTCGCGCTGACCATCGCGGTGTCGATGGGCTTCTCCGCGTTCCTCGCGCTGTCCTTCACGCCGGCACTGTGCGCCACGATCCTGCAGCCGACCCATACCCACAAGAAGAACATCGTCTATCGCAAGTTCAACGACGTGTTCGAGTGGGTAACGCGTACCTACACGGGGCATATCGGCAGCGCCATCAAGCATGCGCCACGCTGGATGATCGTGTTCGTTCTGATCGTGGTGTTGTGCGGCGTGCTGTTTACCCGCGTGCCGACCAGTTTCGTGCCTGACGAAGACCAGGGCTATGCGCTGGCCATCGTGACCTTGCCGCCTGGCGCGAGCCTGCAACGCACCAAGGACGTGAACCGGCAGATCCGCGAGGTGCTGTTGAAGGACCCGGCCATCGAAGGTGTGTTCCAGATCTCGGGCTTCAGCTTCGTGGGCACCGGTGAAAACACCGGCATGGACTTCATCCGGCTCAAAGACTGGGATGCGCGCGACATCACCGCAACGGAGTTCATCCAGCAGGCCAACAAGAAGCTGCACGGGATTCGCGATGCACAGATCTTCGTGGTCAACCTGCCCACCATCCGCGGCC is a window encoding:
- a CDS encoding aldo/keto reductase, encoding MPAHLELSPIVAGLWRITSWQLSVAERVRWIEQALELGITTFDHADIYGDYRAEAAFGDALKAAPALRAQMQLVSKCGIRLRSAEHPYRINYYDSSTAYVRSQVEQSLRKLQTEQLDLVLIHRPDYLMDATALADTFAALTREGKVAHWGVSNFTASQFALLHQQHPLLTNQVELSPLKMDALDDGALDQAQQLGLRPMIWSPLGGGHLFTGEDEQAVRLRAEMTAIANRYGVSLGTLAFAWVLRHPSRPHPITGTGRIEGLRDAVAALDVQLDAQDWYAIWTASKGHSVP
- a CDS encoding 5'-nucleotidase, whose protein sequence is MTRATQDAHDPSSAGDNRLVVAISSRALFDLGDSHALFERDGLDAYRSFQIEHENEILKPGVAFPLVQKLLDLNKLAGDVPPVEVILLSRNSGDTGLRIFNAIQHYGLEISRAAFTSGAPTSDYIAPFKTDLFLSANAEDVGRALAAGVAAATILPSTAPPRATEQLRIAFDGDAVIFGDEGERVSREEGLEAFHRSEHELADQPLSVGPFRGFLTAVHRLQAAFPAEDSPIRTALVTARSAPAHKRVILTLRRWGVRIDEALFLGGRDKGPFLDAFGADIFFDDSPANVESARKHVATGHVPHGVSNR
- a CDS encoding NAD kinase produces the protein MSGPMRFAFVASGTNVAQQARRKLTERYGDLAPEQADVIVALGGDGFMLRTLHTYRALPAPVYGMKLGRVGFLMNKHRIDDLDARIERAHAAVLYPLEMRTTDAEGQVHHALAFNEVSLLRQSNQAAHLEVKLNDTVKLTTLVCDGILVSTPAGSTAYNLSAHGPILPLDANVLALTPISPFRPRRWRGAILPHRTLVTLRILDPGKRPVSATADFHEVRDVREVEIRQSAGHGVRLLFDPEHNLEQRILDEQFAPD
- a CDS encoding NAD-glutamate dehydrogenase; its protein translation is MNAIRAASSSSFPTVVFEELKKSGLTTQRLDEAQFFINAFFARIADSDLQTHTTTEWAALIADLLDFMQQRQPSRAAVRVINPGAGHEGRSYIQVVTDDMPFLVDTVSMIAAEHLQIHAVIHPVVEVMRDGAGKLLKLVADNGQSESVMHFEVDRVAGEAEQAQLKAQIETSLEDVRTAVSDWGKMRDQALSIAAELPQRQLPLDAASVQEASEFLRWLADDNFTFLGYREYEVTEADGEEVLRAVEPSGMGILHKSERSLAPRSLRTLVAHELPQSGSTDAIILTKTNARSHAHRPGYMDYVGVLKFDADGKPVAEQRFLGLFSSNAYMARPQDVPLVRQKFEFAMEHSGLKRDSHSGKALRHILETLPRDELFQSSEDELYNTAMGTLELRQRARTRLFVRRDRYGRFITCLVYVPRDRFNTTVRERIEALLSDALRGEHLDSSVLMGEAALVRLHVVVRPKIGDQAHYDVAELENGVTTIVRNWHDDLRDELVRTLGEHDGVVLANRYAKALPAGYVEDVTPTAAAEDVHQLSLLKGDDAVRMSFYHPAERPEELRFKIYRSGGDIALSEVLPQLENLGLRVLTEHLYDVNVDGSMLYIQDFEVQTAGSLAFSVEQVGTLFEDAFEQIWRGNAENDGFNRLVLGGKLSWRQVAMLRGYCKYLLQTGVAFSQSYMEDAFNRYPAIAGLLVELFLAKFDPRRETLSANELTQAGAALAGEMRVLIPESVRTAHPALIDGLVGALSKPRAEQVAVVEEAIGTLLETVSSLDDDRILRSFKSLIRSTLRTSFFQQWEGAYRSYISYKFDSHSVPELPKPVPYREIFVCAPRVEGIHLRFGAVARGGLRWSDRREDFRTEVLGLVKAQMVKNTVIVPVGSKGGFYVKRAPVNGDRDAQLAEGIACYRMFINGLLDITDNLVEGKVKPPHDVVRHDADDPYLVVAADKGTATFSDIANAISIEHGFWLGDAFASGGSNGYDHKGMGITAKGAWESVKRHFRALGRNTQTQDFTCVGIGDMSGDVFGNGMLLSRHIRLLVAFDHRHIFFDPNPDTERSFVERERMFKLPRSSWEDYDKSLISAGGGVYARSLKSVPVSPEVRAVLGLKAEVTQMAPNELLSAILKAPVDLLWNGGIGTYVKAGAETHADVGDRANNALRVNGGELRCKVVGEGGNLGFTQKGRIEAAQHGVLLNTDFIDNSAGVDTSDHEVNIKILLNDAVQRGELTEDARNKQLAAMTDEVGELVLWDNYRQNQAITLMEHQSVQRIGSMAHFIRMLESEGLLDRQVENLPGEAELVERKTRGIGMTRPELSVLLSYDKLKLFQQLLDSDVPEDPYLSKELVRYFPEPLHTKYAEHMQRHRLKREIIATAVTNSTINRMGATFMMRMQEDTGQGPAAISKAYTAAREILGARPLWSEIEALDGKVAENTQIDAILQIWSLLRHMTRWLLNRPGGTLDINANVERYQNGVSALHAALPAVLTETGKADFATSQEKWEGLGLPAELALRLARIPELRAMLDIVEVAQQSAQPIDKVAGVFYELGESLDLEWLRSQIEALPVEGHWHAQARGSLLDELNHQHRALVLQVLSMTGGAKDVSPVQAWLQRDDATLKYTRNMLAEILTQNADYPIASVAVRRLAQLAQVPVNQ
- a CDS encoding efflux RND transporter periplasmic adaptor subunit; its protein translation is MKSSSLRTPLLCLGLLSLAACGKGKEQAPQMPPPEVGVVKVQPQTEPLRKSLVGRLSPYRSGDVRARVSGLLLKRVYVEGSDVKQGQLMFEIDPAPYQAALNADLANLAAAKATYANAHVQAERDRALVPKGFVSKAQLDADEATERSSAAAVLQAEAVVQTARVNLSYTKITAPINGRSGQQQVTEGAIVGSSTADTGANATLLTTVDQLDPLYVNFTVSVADLDRLRRAQNAGKVTLAEQNKATVAVTLPDGSVYDQQGTLDFSDTTVNPSTGAVNLRAQLPNPNRTLLPGQYVTIDANLGEQHNVFLVPQAALLRDTAGAYTMVVGADGKVVRKDVTASDTSGTSWVVTNGLQAGDQVVVSGLQRVKEGAPAKAAPWQPDQGAPGVAKPGQAPASGKPAGGQ
- a CDS encoding multidrug efflux RND transporter permease subunit, with translation MPSFFIDRPIFAWVVAILISLCGTIAVLNMGIESYPNIAPPQVTVNATYPGASADTTEKTVTQVIEQQLTGIDHLLYFSSSSSSSGSATITLTFETGTDPDIAQVQVQNKVALATPRLPAEVNLQGVVVAKSNPDFLMFIALTSDNPSIDGDKLTDIVSSQVLDQIGRIPGVGSTRQLGAEYAMRVWLNPDKLQGYKLSATQVLTALQTQNVQFAAGSLGSDPATNGQGFSVTVSAEGRFVTPDEFKNIILRADTDGTVVKLGDVARIDFGPQSYGFAATYNGTATGSFGVQLLPGANALDVATAVRSRMADLAKSFPEGVTWFAPYDTTTFVKISIKEVVHTLIEAIILVFLVMLLFLQNFRATIIPTLVIPVALLGTFLGLLPLGFTINQLTLFGMVLAIGIVVDDAIVVIENVERIMTEEQLSPKEATRKAMGQITGAVVAITVVLAAVFVPSALQPGASGVIYKQFALTIAVSMGFSAFLALSFTPALCATILQPTHTHKKNIVYRKFNDVFEWVTRTYTGHIGSAIKHAPRWMIVFVLIVVLCGVLFTRVPTSFVPDEDQGYALAIVTLPPGASLQRTKDVNRQIREVLLKDPAIEGVFQISGFSFVGTGENTGMDFIRLKDWDARDITATEFIQQANKKLHGIRDAQIFVVNLPTIRGLSQFGGIDMYLQARAGQSRDELTQARNILLGKAAQSPALVGVRPNTLESAPQLNLSVDRQQAQSMGLSVSDIYSAIQLTLAPVYVNDFSYGGRVKRVMVQADAPFRMGPEALQHIYTPSTLATASSSSTVNNMIPLASVVQTKWALAAPALTRYNGYSAVEIVGNEGPGYSTGQAMGVIEGIINDSLPKGFGYDWTGQSYQEILAGNSAALLLVLSIFIVFLCLAALYESWSIPVSVLLVVPLGVLGVVVFTMLRGLSNDIYFKIGMITVIGLAAKNAILIVEFAVEQQQEGRTLRQGVVEAARLRLRPILMTSMAFILGVFPLFISTGAGANARHAIGTGVIGGMLFATILGLLLIPVFYVVVRRLLGDKMDEASHSIRGSHGGPAAEGGTGGTPPPQGPGGMQPFDSDPRRGA